One Leucobacter muris DNA segment encodes these proteins:
- a CDS encoding cyclase family protein, whose translation MSKQVTDLTHTIREGMAGHPTHGRTPVKLVGSLNHWAYAHAERFNPYDGRRLSFQNEQWVMNGNTGTHMDSVFHGDPDTEYSAERMPIECGYGTAVWLDCTAVFGPRGEITPEVLERAEQASGERIRPGDIVLIHTGWSRYYESDPRKYLDEHMGLTQEAGEWLRGRGARTVGIDCATVETTAGALSAPVHMNYLRPGSLGLAPDDFIAIIENLTGIDRIPAHRFEFVGMPLPLEGSSASPIRAIAITQ comes from the coding sequence ATGTCGAAGCAGGTAACCGATCTCACGCACACGATCCGGGAGGGCATGGCGGGGCACCCCACCCACGGCAGAACCCCGGTGAAGCTCGTGGGATCGCTCAACCACTGGGCCTACGCGCACGCTGAGCGCTTCAACCCCTACGACGGCCGCCGCCTCTCATTCCAGAACGAGCAGTGGGTGATGAACGGCAACACCGGCACCCACATGGACTCGGTCTTCCACGGCGACCCCGACACCGAGTACTCGGCGGAGCGCATGCCGATCGAGTGCGGGTACGGCACCGCCGTGTGGCTCGACTGCACGGCGGTGTTCGGGCCGCGCGGCGAGATCACGCCCGAGGTGCTCGAGCGCGCCGAGCAGGCCTCGGGCGAGCGCATCCGGCCGGGTGACATCGTGCTGATCCACACGGGCTGGTCGCGTTACTACGAGAGCGATCCCCGGAAGTACCTCGATGAGCACATGGGCCTCACGCAGGAGGCCGGCGAGTGGCTGCGCGGGCGCGGCGCCCGCACCGTGGGCATCGACTGCGCGACGGTCGAGACCACGGCCGGCGCGCTCTCCGCCCCCGTGCACATGAACTACCTGCGGCCGGGGTCGCTCGGGCTCGCCCCCGACGACTTCATCGCCATCATCGAGAACCTCACGGGCATCGACCGGATCCCCGCGCACCGCTTCGAGTTCGTGGGGATGCCCCTGCCGCTCGAGGGGTCGAGCGCGAGCCCCATCCGGGCGATCGCGATCACGCAGTAG
- a CDS encoding ABC transporter substrate-binding protein translates to MKKKFLTGMALAVSATLAVGLAGCSSGGSEGADGDVITIGRILPLSGPLAGTGTRVAEGSEIARQLVNEDGGINGMQVEYTDIDAPDEEGARRGAERLLNEDIDVVLGTFGSALALAAIPVITGEGGLYWETGASAVAITNGDNDNIYRVSSTAAQIGSDAVDFAADVLAEKLGKAPGDLTVAWAGVNNTYGSDVLAGVQESADENGMDIVLEEAYPMDSADLTSVALKIRDAAPDVLVLTSYDADAAALGRAMRAADVAPPPAVIGSGGGHVNEAWMESMGDSGNGFFNVGFTSQLNPEGLEPEAKELYDRFVARFAEENDGAEPGAFDMNGFVGAMALFDTMQQADEITPEAIAAAADEMSLEERTLIDGTGLAFDENGQNERAFYFVSQWQNGEIVPVYPADLALSEPANVPLPAWGEAR, encoded by the coding sequence ATGAAGAAGAAGTTCCTGACCGGAATGGCGCTCGCGGTGAGCGCCACCCTGGCGGTCGGCCTCGCCGGCTGCTCCTCGGGCGGATCGGAGGGCGCCGATGGCGACGTCATCACGATCGGTCGCATCCTCCCCCTGAGCGGCCCGCTCGCCGGCACCGGCACCCGAGTCGCCGAGGGCAGCGAGATCGCGCGCCAGCTCGTCAACGAGGACGGCGGCATCAACGGCATGCAGGTGGAGTACACCGACATCGACGCCCCCGACGAGGAGGGCGCCCGCCGCGGCGCCGAGCGCCTGCTGAACGAGGACATCGATGTCGTGCTCGGCACCTTCGGCTCGGCGCTCGCGCTCGCCGCGATCCCCGTGATCACCGGCGAGGGCGGCCTCTACTGGGAGACCGGCGCCTCGGCCGTCGCCATCACCAACGGCGACAACGACAACATCTACCGCGTCTCGAGCACCGCCGCGCAGATCGGCAGCGACGCCGTCGACTTCGCCGCCGACGTGCTGGCCGAGAAGCTGGGCAAGGCGCCCGGGGACCTCACCGTCGCCTGGGCCGGGGTCAACAACACCTACGGTTCCGACGTGCTCGCCGGCGTGCAGGAATCGGCCGACGAGAACGGCATGGACATCGTGCTCGAGGAGGCGTATCCGATGGACAGCGCCGACCTCACGAGCGTCGCCCTCAAGATCCGCGACGCCGCGCCCGACGTGCTCGTGCTCACCAGCTACGACGCCGACGCCGCGGCCCTCGGCCGCGCGATGCGCGCCGCCGACGTGGCTCCCCCCCCCGCCGTGATCGGCTCGGGCGGCGGCCACGTCAACGAAGCGTGGATGGAGTCGATGGGCGACAGCGGCAACGGCTTCTTCAACGTCGGCTTCACCTCGCAGCTCAACCCCGAGGGTCTGGAGCCCGAGGCGAAGGAGCTCTACGACCGCTTCGTCGCGCGCTTCGCCGAGGAGAACGACGGCGCCGAGCCGGGCGCGTTCGACATGAACGGCTTCGTGGGCGCCATGGCGCTCTTCGACACCATGCAGCAGGCCGACGAGATCACCCCCGAGGCCATCGCCGCCGCGGCCGACGAGATGTCGCTCGAGGAGCGCACCCTCATCGACGGCACCGGCCTGGCATTCGACGAGAACGGCCAGAACGAGCGGGCGTTCTACTTCGTGAGCCAGTGGCAGAACGGCGAGATCGTGCCCGTCTACCCGGCCGATCTCGCACTCTCCGAGCCGGCGAACGTGCCCCTCCCCGCCTGGGGCGAAGCGCGCTGA
- a CDS encoding ABC transporter ATP-binding protein → MLRIEHLAVSYGRAKVLTDLSLNVEQGEIVALLGGNGVGKTTTLKAVSGLVRPRGGRITFEGRPITGLPTHTIAQMGIAHCPEGRRLFGGMTVEDNLLLGAVTRAAREKQRDGLERIFELFPILLERRKQHAGLLSGGQQQMVAIGRALMADPRLLILDEPSLGLAPKVVTEVFEVLQSVRDTGVTVLLVEQNVAQALGMADRGYVIEQGEIALQGEAQALLDDEELQKAYLGI, encoded by the coding sequence ATGTTGCGCATTGAACATCTCGCGGTGTCGTACGGCCGCGCGAAGGTGCTCACCGACCTCAGCCTGAACGTCGAACAGGGTGAGATCGTCGCCCTGCTCGGCGGAAACGGCGTCGGCAAGACCACCACGCTGAAGGCCGTGTCGGGGCTCGTGCGCCCGCGCGGCGGGCGCATCACCTTCGAGGGCAGGCCGATCACGGGCCTCCCCACCCACACGATCGCGCAGATGGGGATCGCCCACTGCCCCGAGGGGAGACGGCTCTTCGGCGGCATGACCGTCGAGGACAACCTGCTGCTCGGCGCCGTGACCCGAGCCGCCCGCGAGAAGCAGCGGGACGGGCTCGAGCGCATCTTCGAGCTCTTCCCGATCCTGCTCGAGCGCCGCAAGCAGCACGCCGGCCTGCTTTCGGGCGGTCAGCAGCAGATGGTCGCCATCGGTCGCGCGCTGATGGCCGACCCTCGGCTGCTGATCCTCGACGAGCCCTCGCTCGGCCTCGCCCCGAAGGTGGTCACCGAGGTGTTCGAGGTGCTCCAGTCGGTGCGCGACACCGGGGTCACCGTGCTGCTCGTGGAACAGAACGTCGCCCAGGCGCTTGGCATGGCCGATCGAGGCTATGTGATCGAGCAGGGCGAGATCGCTCTCCAGGGCGAGGCGCAGGCGCTCCTCGACGACGAAGAGCTGCAAAAGGCCTATCTCGGCATTTGA
- a CDS encoding ABC transporter ATP-binding protein produces the protein MSDNVLEVQGVSIALGGLQILDDVHLTAERGQITGVIGPNGAGKTTLFNIVSGFMKPTAGSVVFDGEELVGKLPEQIARMGLVRTFQKVRGLPQLSVRENVMIGALNHRHRLQDTDEVVNRLLNDLGLTAYAEATAASLPIGLRKRLEVARVLAAEPQLVLLDEVMGGLVPSEINEMMQLIRRLADSGTSVVLIEHHMKAVMGLSKHVIVLERGRNLAEGTPSEVTSDPGVLTAYLGEGYQHVAH, from the coding sequence GTGAGCGATAACGTGCTCGAAGTGCAGGGCGTCAGCATCGCCCTCGGAGGGCTGCAGATCCTCGACGACGTGCACCTCACCGCCGAGCGCGGTCAGATCACCGGTGTGATCGGCCCGAACGGCGCGGGGAAGACGACGCTCTTCAACATCGTCTCCGGCTTCATGAAACCAACCGCGGGCTCCGTGGTGTTCGACGGAGAGGAACTGGTCGGCAAGCTGCCCGAGCAGATCGCCCGCATGGGGCTCGTGCGCACCTTCCAGAAGGTGCGCGGCCTACCGCAGCTCAGCGTGCGCGAGAACGTCATGATCGGCGCTCTCAACCACCGGCACCGGCTGCAGGACACCGACGAGGTCGTGAACCGCCTGCTGAACGACCTCGGACTCACGGCCTACGCCGAGGCCACCGCAGCGTCGCTGCCCATCGGCCTGCGGAAGCGGCTCGAGGTGGCGCGCGTGCTCGCGGCCGAACCGCAGCTCGTGCTGCTGGACGAGGTCATGGGCGGTCTCGTGCCGTCCGAGATCAACGAGATGATGCAGCTCATCCGCCGACTCGCCGACTCGGGCACCTCGGTGGTCCTCATCGAGCACCACATGAAGGCCGTGATGGGGCTCTCGAAGCACGTCATCGTGCTCGAGCGCGGCCGCAACCTCGCAGAGGGCACACCCTCCGAGGTCACGAGCGATCCCGGGGTGCTGACCGCCTACCTCGGAGAGGGGTACCAGCATGTTGCGCATTGA
- a CDS encoding branched-chain amino acid ABC transporter permease, translating to MQTIRPYLPLVAIVVLVIGYTLTGPSRMNLDLLNTILIFATFATAWNIAGGMTGLFSLGHGALFAIGAFGTTILRLSLGVPTLLAVLISAAVAVLVALFIGAISLRLRGHYFGLATLGLAAIMFIALQNLSDITGGDEGITIPKDVSPANLIFQTKDQYVFLTLGLYAVTALVVIMLSRSKRGYQMLAVKEDEVSARSIGIPAVRVKLFAVGLSGFFSALAGAVFAQYTLYITPSNVGSIAVTWEPALMAIIGGMVGVFGPLIGAALITLLEHYVIEAVGSSIPGLSNFLYGALLIICILLLPNGVMGILRSAADWVRRKLKREPKPADRIDTVAVPLPAAEDPIEAKEEHRER from the coding sequence ATGCAGACGATCCGTCCCTACCTGCCGCTGGTCGCCATCGTGGTGCTCGTGATCGGCTACACCCTCACGGGCCCCAGCCGCATGAACCTCGACCTGCTCAACACGATCCTGATCTTCGCGACCTTCGCGACGGCCTGGAACATCGCGGGCGGCATGACCGGCCTCTTCTCGCTGGGCCACGGCGCGCTCTTCGCGATCGGAGCCTTCGGAACGACGATCCTGCGCCTCAGCCTCGGCGTGCCGACGCTGCTGGCGGTCCTCATCTCCGCAGCGGTCGCGGTGCTCGTCGCCCTGTTCATCGGCGCGATCAGCCTGCGCCTGCGCGGCCACTACTTCGGCCTCGCGACGCTCGGTCTCGCCGCGATCATGTTCATCGCCCTGCAGAACCTGTCGGACATCACCGGCGGCGACGAGGGCATCACGATCCCGAAGGACGTCTCGCCCGCGAACCTGATCTTCCAGACGAAGGACCAGTACGTCTTCCTGACGCTCGGCCTGTACGCCGTGACGGCGCTCGTGGTGATCATGCTCAGCCGCTCGAAGCGCGGCTACCAGATGCTCGCCGTGAAGGAGGACGAGGTGAGCGCCCGCTCCATCGGCATCCCCGCCGTGCGGGTGAAGCTGTTCGCCGTGGGGCTCTCGGGCTTCTTCTCGGCGCTGGCGGGCGCCGTGTTCGCGCAGTACACGCTCTACATCACGCCCTCCAACGTGGGATCCATCGCGGTCACCTGGGAACCGGCGCTCATGGCCATCATCGGCGGCATGGTCGGCGTGTTCGGGCCGCTCATCGGCGCCGCGCTGATCACGCTGCTCGAGCACTACGTCATCGAGGCGGTCGGATCGTCGATCCCCGGCCTCTCCAACTTCCTCTACGGCGCGCTGCTCATCATCTGCATCCTGCTGCTGCCGAACGGCGTCATGGGGATCCTGCGATCCGCGGCCGACTGGGTGCGGCGCAAGCTGAAGCGCGAGCCGAAGCCCGCCGACCGGATCGACACCGTGGCCGTGCCCCTGCCCGCCGCGGAGGACCCCATCGAAGCGAAGGAGGAGCACCGTGAGCGATAA
- a CDS encoding branched-chain amino acid ABC transporter permease → MWDLLVLGVMAGGVLALIAVGLTLIFGVMDVMNFAHGEFVMLGMLATTVIVLGTGMNPYLVGLLVLLASLPISYLIYIGIIRQTLGKSLNVQIFTTLGLSIVLQASALMFFGSRTFAFSDPFASERIRVLGVPVEIGRVIAFVGGILLVAALWFFLYRTRFGKSIRAVSEDNYAAKVVGLRINRAYATVFVLGSAFAVAAGVLIAPFTAVSSTTGLNYVLTSFVIVVLGGFGSVGGAFLGGLLVGIIETFVGYYFGTQWMQASVFVLFVLILALRPQGFFGKKSLDSAMVGG, encoded by the coding sequence ATGTGGGACCTGCTCGTTCTCGGCGTGATGGCCGGCGGAGTGCTCGCCCTCATCGCGGTCGGCCTCACCCTCATCTTCGGCGTGATGGACGTGATGAACTTCGCGCACGGCGAGTTCGTCATGCTCGGCATGCTCGCCACGACCGTCATCGTGCTCGGCACCGGGATGAACCCGTATCTGGTGGGCCTGCTCGTGCTGCTCGCCTCGCTGCCGATCTCGTACCTCATCTACATCGGCATCATCAGGCAGACGCTGGGCAAGTCGCTCAACGTGCAGATCTTCACGACGCTGGGTCTCAGCATCGTGCTGCAGGCGTCGGCGCTCATGTTCTTCGGCTCGCGCACCTTCGCGTTCTCCGACCCGTTCGCCTCCGAGCGCATCCGCGTGCTCGGCGTACCCGTCGAGATCGGGCGTGTCATCGCCTTCGTCGGCGGCATCCTGCTCGTCGCCGCGCTGTGGTTCTTCCTGTACCGCACCCGCTTCGGCAAGTCGATCCGCGCGGTCTCCGAGGACAACTACGCGGCGAAGGTCGTCGGCCTGCGCATCAACCGGGCCTACGCGACCGTGTTCGTGCTGGGCAGCGCATTCGCGGTCGCGGCCGGCGTGCTCATCGCGCCCTTCACCGCGGTCTCGTCGACCACGGGCCTCAACTACGTGCTCACGAGCTTCGTGATCGTGGTGCTCGGCGGCTTCGGCTCGGTGGGCGGCGCCTTCCTCGGCGGCCTGCTGGTGGGCATCATCGAAACCTTCGTGGGGTACTACTTCGGAACCCAGTGGATGCAGGCGTCGGTCTTCGTGCTCTTCGTACTCATCCTGGCGCTCCGCCCGCAGGGCTTCTTCGGCAAGAAGTCGCTCGACTCGGCGATGGTGGGTGGTTGA
- a CDS encoding SDR family NAD(P)-dependent oxidoreductase, translating to MQRKRQTVKTSGAVNSGGDRVVLVTGGASGIGLETARRLAAAGYRAVLVDRDGEQVRAAAAALGERHLGVAADVTDEASLERAVELAVERFGGIDAVIANAGIGSASTVRASSTEQLLRIVDVNLSGQIRTVKAVLEQIIASRGYIAFTCSAAVLKNTPKSSAYAAAKAGVEAFAGALRQEVAHRGVDVGVFYPGWTRTPLIQNAGSRAAEGSKSLPWPLSVTSEVDEVADAYAHAVEQRSRTAYYPRAHRFVHWLRPLYTGAAWDRRLSRDTERKVRAWEADFLREAGSR from the coding sequence ATGCAGAGGAAGAGGCAGACGGTGAAGACCAGCGGGGCAGTGAACTCCGGCGGAGACCGGGTGGTACTCGTCACGGGCGGCGCCAGCGGCATCGGCCTGGAGACCGCGCGTCGCCTCGCGGCGGCCGGGTACCGCGCGGTGCTCGTCGACCGCGATGGCGAGCAGGTGCGCGCCGCGGCCGCAGCGCTCGGGGAGCGGCACCTCGGCGTGGCCGCCGACGTCACCGACGAGGCATCGCTCGAGCGCGCCGTGGAACTCGCCGTGGAGCGCTTCGGCGGCATCGACGCGGTGATCGCCAACGCCGGGATCGGCAGCGCCTCGACGGTGCGCGCCTCGAGCACCGAGCAGCTGCTGCGCATCGTCGACGTCAACCTCTCCGGGCAGATCCGCACCGTGAAGGCCGTGCTCGAGCAGATCATCGCCAGCCGCGGCTACATCGCCTTCACCTGCTCGGCCGCGGTGCTCAAGAACACTCCCAAGTCGTCCGCCTACGCCGCCGCCAAGGCCGGCGTCGAGGCCTTCGCCGGCGCGCTGCGGCAGGAGGTCGCCCACCGCGGCGTCGACGTGGGCGTGTTCTACCCGGGCTGGACCCGCACCCCGCTGATCCAGAACGCTGGCTCCCGTGCTGCCGAGGGCAGCAAGAGCCTGCCCTGGCCCCTCAGCGTCACGAGCGAGGTCGACGAGGTTGCCGATGCGTACGCGCACGCCGTCGAGCAGCGTTCCCGCACCGCCTACTACCCCCGCGCGCACCGCTTCGTGCACTGGCTGCGACCGCTCTACACCGGGGCCGCCTGGGACCGCCGGCTCAGCCGCGACACCGAGCGCAAGGTGCGGGCGTGGGAGGCGGACTTCCTGCGCGAAGCAGGTAGCAGATGA
- a CDS encoding SDR family NAD(P)-dependent oxidoreductase translates to MSAAQPPLVSVVTGAAGGLGTAIVEQLLDRGDLVVAVDTSEGALDALVQRTGFGPDRLLALEADVASAADWQRVREAAVAEFGAPTVLVNNAGISPKHDGAKLLGVDIPLEEWNAVLDVNLTGPFLGIQELATGMAEAGFGRIVNMASLAARSGGLVAGVHYAATKTGLLGVTRSFARELAPSGITVNAVAPGRIDSGMAGMVSDQVNADYAARIPAGRLGTAEDIARTVRFLSDRDAGFITGATIDVNGGSHMQ, encoded by the coding sequence GTGAGCGCCGCTCAGCCGCCACTCGTCTCGGTCGTGACCGGCGCGGCCGGCGGGCTCGGAACCGCGATCGTCGAGCAGCTGCTCGACCGCGGAGACCTCGTCGTCGCGGTCGACACCTCCGAGGGGGCCCTGGACGCACTCGTGCAGCGCACGGGTTTCGGGCCCGACCGCCTGCTCGCCCTCGAGGCCGACGTCGCCTCGGCGGCCGACTGGCAGCGCGTGCGCGAGGCCGCGGTCGCTGAGTTCGGGGCACCGACCGTGCTGGTCAACAACGCCGGCATCTCGCCGAAGCACGACGGCGCCAAGCTGCTCGGCGTCGACATCCCGCTCGAGGAGTGGAACGCCGTGCTCGACGTCAACCTGACCGGCCCCTTCCTCGGCATCCAGGAGCTCGCCACCGGCATGGCGGAGGCCGGATTCGGCCGCATCGTCAACATGGCCTCGCTCGCGGCCCGCAGCGGTGGGCTCGTCGCCGGCGTGCACTACGCTGCAACCAAGACCGGACTCCTCGGCGTCACGCGCAGCTTCGCGCGCGAGCTCGCGCCGAGCGGGATCACCGTCAACGCCGTCGCCCCGGGGCGCATCGACAGCGGCATGGCGGGCATGGTCAGCGATCAGGTCAACGCCGACTACGCCGCGCGCATCCCCGCCGGGCGCCTCGGCACCGCCGAGGACATCGCGCGCACGGTGCGATTCCTGAGCGATCGCGACGCCGGCTTCATCACCGGCGCCACGATCGACGTGAACGGCGGATCGCACATGCAGTAG
- a CDS encoding flavin-containing monooxygenase produces MTPAPSRTDVIIVGAGFAGVGIAVHLRRETEQSFVVLERGRTVGGAWRDNTYPGAECDVPSHLYSYSFSLNPRWTKMHARQPEILEYIERVAEEEGVTPHIRFDHNVDDIRWDEERSLWIARSGDAVFEAPAIVMAVGYLSDAKFPVIEGLDSFEGRLFHSAEWDHSVDLDGKRVAVIGSGASAIQVIPEVAKTAGRLTVFQRSAAYVTPRHDPAYTEAEKRMFSRNPELMKQIRADLFWANEERYAQRRGTETLVATVTRQALDHLAAQIPEGELRDRLTPDYTIGCKRILKSNDYYPAFLRDNVTLVSDGIARVTPRGVVSPDGTEHEADVIIACTGFEATDIPMAHRTFGRGGVSLHERWDRGMEAYKTTAVSGFPNLWFIKGPNTGLGHNSAIYIAEAQMDYVLEALKRIAAGETLEIPADEQEAYMAEVERLSAGTVWLSGGCRSWYVDPRSNRLTTLWPDFSFTFREVNSTFDAQPYRLETAEANA; encoded by the coding sequence ATGACCCCCGCACCCTCCAGAACCGATGTCATCATCGTCGGCGCCGGCTTCGCCGGCGTCGGAATCGCCGTGCACCTGCGGCGCGAGACCGAGCAGAGCTTCGTCGTGCTCGAGCGCGGCCGCACCGTCGGCGGCGCCTGGCGCGACAACACCTATCCCGGCGCCGAGTGCGACGTGCCCTCGCACCTGTACTCCTACTCGTTCAGCCTCAACCCCCGCTGGACCAAGATGCACGCCCGCCAGCCCGAGATCCTCGAGTACATCGAGCGCGTGGCCGAGGAGGAGGGCGTCACCCCGCACATCCGCTTCGATCACAACGTCGACGACATCCGCTGGGACGAGGAGCGCTCGCTCTGGATCGCGCGCAGCGGCGACGCCGTCTTCGAGGCTCCGGCCATCGTGATGGCCGTCGGCTACCTCTCGGACGCGAAGTTCCCCGTCATCGAGGGCCTCGACAGCTTCGAGGGCCGCCTCTTCCACTCAGCCGAGTGGGATCACTCGGTCGACCTCGACGGCAAGCGCGTGGCCGTGATCGGCTCGGGCGCGAGCGCCATCCAGGTGATCCCCGAGGTCGCGAAGACCGCCGGCCGCCTCACGGTCTTCCAGCGCTCGGCCGCCTACGTGACCCCGCGCCACGACCCGGCCTACACCGAGGCGGAGAAGCGCATGTTCTCGCGCAATCCCGAACTCATGAAGCAGATCCGCGCCGACCTCTTCTGGGCGAACGAGGAGCGCTACGCGCAGCGCCGCGGCACCGAGACCCTCGTGGCGACCGTCACCAGGCAGGCGCTCGACCACCTCGCCGCGCAGATCCCCGAGGGCGAGCTGCGCGACCGGCTCACCCCCGACTACACGATCGGCTGCAAGCGCATCCTCAAGTCGAACGACTACTACCCCGCGTTCCTGCGCGACAACGTCACGCTCGTCTCCGACGGCATCGCCCGCGTCACGCCCCGCGGCGTCGTCTCCCCCGACGGCACGGAGCACGAGGCCGACGTGATCATCGCCTGCACCGGATTCGAGGCGACCGACATCCCCATGGCGCACCGAACCTTCGGACGCGGCGGCGTGTCGCTCCACGAGCGCTGGGACCGCGGCATGGAGGCCTACAAGACCACGGCCGTGAGCGGCTTCCCGAACCTGTGGTTCATCAAGGGTCCGAACACCGGCCTCGGCCACAACTCGGCCATCTACATCGCCGAGGCGCAGATGGACTACGTGCTCGAAGCGCTGAAGCGTATCGCCGCCGGTGAGACCCTCGAGATCCCGGCCGACGAGCAGGAGGCCTACATGGCCGAGGTCGAGCGCCTGAGCGCGGGCACCGTCTGGCTCTCCGGCGGATGCCGCAGCTGGTACGTCGACCCCCGCAGCAACCGCCTCACGACGCTGTGGCCCGACTTCTCGTTCACGTTCCGCGAGGTCAACAGCACCTTCGACGCCCAGCCCTACCGCCTCGAGACCGCCGAGGCGAACGCGTGA